The following coding sequences lie in one Flavobacteriales bacterium genomic window:
- the paaC gene encoding phenylacetate-CoA oxygenase subunit PaaC gives MTTKEALINYCLRIGDTSLILGQRMSEWCSKGPILEEDIAMTNIALDHIGQARTMLTYAGELEGKGRTEDDLAYKRNEREFFNSLLSERPNGHFGDTVVRNFLQSAYFYHLYKALSTSKDLMIAAHAAKSLKEVTYHLRHSAEWIVRLGDGTDESKEKVQNSFNDIWEYTGNLFEMNKVDEILIAEGIAVNQNEIKAKWNTTISEVLERAKLIRPQDGYMQTGSLKGLHSEYLGHLIAEMQFLPRAYPDAKW, from the coding sequence ATGACTACAAAAGAAGCATTGATAAATTATTGTTTAAGAATTGGTGATACAAGCCTAATTCTTGGTCAACGTATGAGTGAATGGTGCAGTAAAGGACCTATTTTAGAAGAAGACATTGCCATGACCAACATAGCTTTAGATCATATTGGACAAGCAAGAACCATGTTAACTTATGCTGGTGAGCTTGAAGGAAAAGGTAGAACGGAAGATGATTTAGCTTATAAAAGAAATGAAAGAGAGTTTTTTAACTCATTGTTATCAGAACGTCCAAATGGGCATTTTGGAGATACAGTAGTTAGAAACTTTTTACAATCGGCATACTTTTATCACTTATATAAAGCATTATCAACCAGTAAAGATTTGATGATTGCAGCTCATGCAGCAAAATCATTAAAAGAAGTTACCTATCATTTGCGTCATAGTGCCGAATGGATTGTTAGACTAGGTGATGGTACTGATGAAAGTAAAGAAAAAGTACAAAACTCCTTCAACGATATTTGGGAATATACAGGTAATCTTTTTGAAATGAATAAAGTGGATGAAATACTTATTGCCGAGGGCATAGCTGTAAACCAAAACGAAATAAAAGCGAAATGGAATACAACAATTTCTGAAGTTTTAGAAAGAGCAAAGTTAATTCGACCTCAAGATGGTTATATGCAAACAGGTAGCTTAAAAGGTCTGCACTCAGAATACCTAGGACACCTGATAGCCGAAATGCAATTTTTACCAAGAGCTTATCCAGATGCCAAATGGTAA
- the paaB gene encoding 1,2-phenylacetyl-CoA epoxidase subunit B: MNNIKDSQGGVWEVFIQSKPGLPHKHAGSVHATDKEMALQNARDMYTRRNEGTCIWVVPLNAIVSSMPEDSDSFFDPSDDKAYRHPTHYVMPEGAKHI, from the coding sequence ATGAACAATATTAAAGATAGTCAAGGAGGAGTTTGGGAAGTTTTTATACAAAGTAAACCAGGATTACCTCATAAACATGCAGGAAGTGTGCACGCTACAGATAAAGAAATGGCTTTGCAAAATGCTAGAGACATGTACACAAGAAGAAATGAAGGAACGTGTATTTGGGTTGTACCTTTAAATGCCATTGTTTCTTCTATGCCAGAAGATAGTGATTCGTTTTTCGATCCATCGGATGATAAAGCATACAGACATCCTACACATTATGTAATGCCTGAAGGAGCTAAACACATATAA
- the paaA gene encoding 1,2-phenylacetyl-CoA epoxidase subunit A: protein MDDIKKLEEFQAKIDADIKIEPKDWMPEDYRKHLQRQISQHAHSEVIGMQPEGNWISRAPSLRAKVVLLAKIQDEAGHGQYLYSAAETLGKSRDEYIEELQTEKAKYSSIFNYPTLTWADMGAVGWLVDGAAIVNQVSLQRTSYGPYSRAMVRICKEESFHQRQGYEIMAQMAKGTPEQKAMAQDALNRFWWPSIMMFGPHDSDSPNTGNAVKWRIKRETNDELRQKFIDKTVGQAEVIGLTIPDPELKWNEAKSCYDFGKINWEEFWSVVKGNGPCNRQRLKHHINAHKEGEWVRKAALAYAAKQKENQLVA, encoded by the coding sequence ATGGACGATATTAAAAAATTAGAAGAGTTTCAGGCAAAAATTGATGCGGATATTAAAATTGAACCTAAAGATTGGATGCCTGAAGACTATAGAAAACATTTACAACGACAAATTTCTCAACATGCTCACTCTGAGGTAATAGGAATGCAACCAGAAGGAAACTGGATTAGTAGAGCTCCTAGTCTACGTGCAAAGGTGGTGTTGTTAGCTAAAATACAGGACGAAGCTGGTCATGGTCAATATTTGTATTCGGCTGCCGAAACTTTAGGAAAAAGTAGAGATGAATATATTGAAGAACTACAAACCGAAAAAGCAAAATATTCAAGCATATTTAACTACCCTACGTTAACTTGGGCAGATATGGGTGCTGTGGGCTGGTTAGTTGATGGTGCTGCTATTGTTAATCAAGTGTCATTACAGCGAACCTCTTACGGACCATATTCAAGAGCAATGGTAAGAATTTGTAAAGAAGAAAGTTTTCATCAACGTCAAGGGTACGAGATAATGGCTCAGATGGCTAAAGGAACTCCTGAGCAAAAAGCTATGGCTCAAGATGCTTTAAACCGTTTTTGGTGGCCATCTATTATGATGTTTGGACCTCACGATTCTGATTCTCCAAATACTGGAAACGCTGTTAAATGGAGAATTAAACGTGAAACTAACGATGAGTTGCGTCAAAAATTTATTGATAAAACTGTTGGTCAAGCCGAAGTTATTGGATTGACTATTCCTGACCCAGAACTAAAATGGAACGAAGCAAAAAGTTGTTATGATTTTGGTAAAATTAACTGGGAAGAGTTTTGGAGTGTGGTAAAGGGTAACGGACCATGTAACAGACAACGTCTAAAACACCATATAAATGCCCATAAAGAAGGTGAATGGGTTAGAAAAGCAGCATTGGCTTATGCTGCAAAACAAAAAGAAAATCAATTAGTTGCTTAA
- a CDS encoding 2Fe-2S iron-sulfur cluster binding domain-containing protein, with the protein MSLFKTVKIKDLRRETADSVSLAFDVDSSNEFRYQSGQYITIKSTINGEDVRRSYSLSSAPHENDFRVVVKKVENGRMSTFLNTSVKVGDELEVMTPAGNFIAKNHNANLVGIAAGSGITPIFSLLKSVLKAGGKFTLYYGNVNVASTIYKKEIDELLAQHPNQLSVTYTYDEGASLGFDEINCGRIDDKKMNAFIKTNVEMLKADGFYICGPEPMINSVSDTLKYVGVPSEKVHFELFTVPVKKEAEKVTGDFKGTSHLTVLMDGEEIEFDLAADGDFILDASIEHGVDAPFSCKGAVCCTCKAKVLEGKAIMEMNYSLSDEEVAQGYILTCQSHPASEKLVVDFDVT; encoded by the coding sequence ATGAGTTTGTTTAAAACAGTTAAGATAAAAGATTTAAGAAGAGAAACAGCGGATTCAGTATCTCTTGCATTTGATGTTGATTCGTCAAACGAGTTTAGGTACCAATCTGGTCAGTACATTACCATAAAAAGTACAATTAATGGTGAAGATGTAAGGAGGTCATATTCGTTGAGTAGCGCTCCACACGAAAACGATTTTAGGGTGGTGGTAAAAAAAGTGGAGAATGGAAGAATGTCTACCTTTTTAAATACATCAGTTAAAGTTGGTGATGAATTAGAAGTTATGACTCCGGCAGGAAATTTTATTGCAAAAAACCATAACGCCAATTTGGTGGGAATTGCTGCAGGAAGTGGAATAACACCAATTTTTTCCTTATTAAAATCGGTGTTAAAAGCAGGTGGTAAATTTACTCTGTACTATGGTAATGTTAACGTAGCATCAACCATATATAAAAAAGAGATTGATGAATTGTTGGCTCAACATCCTAATCAATTATCGGTTACTTATACTTATGATGAAGGTGCAAGTTTAGGGTTTGATGAAATAAACTGTGGTAGAATTGACGATAAAAAAATGAATGCCTTTATCAAGACTAATGTAGAAATGTTAAAAGCGGATGGTTTTTACATTTGCGGACCAGAACCGATGATTAACTCGGTAAGCGATACGCTTAAATATGTTGGAGTGCCGAGCGAAAAAGTTCATTTCGAATTGTTTACTGTTCCTGTTAAAAAAGAAGCCGAAAAAGTAACAGGTGATTTTAAAGGAACCAGCCATTTAACTGTTTTAATGGATGGTGAAGAAATTGAATTTGATTTGGCTGCCGATGGCGACTTTATTTTAGACGCTTCAATAGAGCATGGTGTTGATGCTCCATTTTCGTGTAAAGGAGCGGTTTGTTGTACTTGTAAAGCAAAAGTACTAGAAGGCAAGGCCATCATGGAAATGAATTATTCCTTATCAGATGAGGAAGTTGCTCAAGGGTATATTTTAACCTGTCAATCTCATCCAGCATCAGAAAAATTGGTAGTTGATTTTGATGTAACTTAA
- a CDS encoding C40 family peptidase, with translation MSDLIFLAKPYLWFGMKTFYSNTHIITILLLVVLISCKGTKKASTNNVELDKTTVELQNKYADILKVDAKAVQNIKLYQFVDEWVGVQYKYGGTSKSGVDCSGFCNVLYNNVYSKTLPRTSSEIAKQLQKVPKGSLAEGDILVFDIEGKRNSHVGVYLANSKFVHASTSSGVIISSLEHPYYQKAYSKGGKL, from the coding sequence ATGTCAGACCTTATTTTTTTAGCTAAACCTTATCTTTGGTTTGGTATGAAAACATTTTACAGCAATACGCACATCATTACAATACTTTTACTTGTCGTATTAATAAGTTGTAAGGGGACAAAAAAAGCAAGTACAAACAACGTTGAGTTAGATAAAACAACCGTTGAACTCCAAAACAAATATGCCGATATTTTAAAAGTGGATGCTAAAGCCGTTCAAAACATTAAGTTGTATCAGTTTGTCGACGAGTGGGTGGGTGTTCAGTACAAATATGGTGGGACATCAAAAAGTGGAGTAGATTGTTCGGGTTTTTGTAATGTACTATATAATAATGTATATAGTAAAACATTGCCGCGTACTTCATCCGAAATTGCAAAACAATTACAAAAAGTACCCAAAGGCAGTTTAGCTGAAGGCGATATTTTAGTTTTTGATATAGAAGGTAAACGAAATTCGCATGTTGGGGTTTATTTGGCAAACAGTAAATTTGTACATGCTTCAACCAGTAGTGGAGTTATAATTTCTAGTTTAGAACATCCCTATTATCAAAAAGCATACAGCAAAGGAGGTAAACTATGA
- a CDS encoding SDR family oxidoreductase has translation MTNILITGGSRGIGYELVKQFAQHADNYIVVLSRNTDKLKALQAECLKLYNNNITIYGVDFDSPSLSDDLKQVIAQEAKHFHILVNNAGVLINQPFSETSLHNFIHIYKVNVFAPALLIKEVLQNNQPEQLTHVVNIGSMGGFQGSAKFPDLSVYSSSKAAIANLTEVLAEEYKASNTKFNCLALGAAQTEMLNEAFPDYKAPLSAVQIAIYIHQFCITGANYFNGKIIPVALTTP, from the coding sequence ATGACCAACATATTAATTACAGGAGGCAGTAGAGGTATAGGTTACGAACTCGTAAAGCAGTTTGCCCAACATGCCGATAACTATATTGTTGTTTTGTCTCGTAATACCGACAAACTAAAAGCCTTACAAGCCGAGTGTCTAAAGTTATATAACAACAACATTACTATATATGGTGTCGATTTTGATTCGCCAAGTTTAAGCGACGATTTAAAACAAGTTATAGCACAAGAAGCCAAACACTTTCATATACTAGTAAACAATGCGGGTGTTTTAATCAATCAACCATTTAGCGAAACAAGTCTGCACAATTTTATACATATATATAAGGTAAATGTATTTGCTCCAGCATTACTTATTAAAGAGGTATTACAAAACAATCAGCCAGAACAGCTCACGCATGTAGTTAATATAGGTAGTATGGGAGGCTTTCAAGGGAGTGCAAAATTTCCGGATTTGTCGGTTTACAGCTCATCAAAAGCCGCAATAGCCAACTTAACCGAGGTGTTGGCAGAAGAATACAAAGCAAGCAATACCAAATTTAACTGCTTAGCGTTGGGTGCCGCTCAAACCGAAATGTTAAACGAAGCTTTCCCCGATTATAAAGCACCACTATCTGCAGTACAAATAGCAATATACATTCACCAGTTTTGTATTACAGGTGCTAATTATTTTAATGGGAAAATTATACCGGTGGCTTTAACAACACCATAG
- a CDS encoding asparagine synthetase B has product MRFKLFIITILTLLSLQKASATYLLIPMDNVQKNHLKAYGVAYWMLENNLEIDWLLNYRGGSFMMKHLKPIEEELIIRGVSFEIIADAKSTAILQQIADPEVNMDVVKLEKAPKIAVYSPKTAQPWDDAVTLVLTYAEIPYTVVYDTDIIEDKLPLYDWLHLHHEDFTGQYGKFYAAYRSAAWYKEQVRFNEETATKLGFAKVSELKLGVGKKIKEFTMGGGFLFAMCSGTDALDIALAAEGIDICENMYDGDGTTPNYNSKLDYSKTFAFKDFTLKTNPLEYEFSDIDATETHAKTPQNLDNFTLFDFSAKWDPVPTMLCQNHESLIKGFFGQTTAYNKQFIKSSTLVMGENKALNSARYIHGEMGKGTWTFYGGHDPEDYRHMVGDPPTDLNLHPNSAGYRLILNNILFPAAKKKKQKT; this is encoded by the coding sequence TTGAGATTTAAATTATTCATCATAACAATTCTAACACTACTTTCTTTACAGAAGGCAAGTGCCACGTATTTGTTAATACCGATGGATAATGTTCAAAAAAACCATTTAAAAGCTTACGGTGTTGCTTATTGGATGCTCGAAAACAATTTGGAAATTGATTGGTTATTGAATTACAGAGGTGGTAGTTTTATGATGAAACACCTTAAACCGATTGAAGAAGAATTAATTATAAGAGGGGTTTCGTTTGAGATTATTGCCGATGCAAAATCGACCGCTATTTTACAGCAAATTGCCGACCCAGAAGTAAACATGGATGTGGTAAAATTGGAAAAAGCACCTAAAATTGCAGTGTACTCACCTAAAACTGCTCAACCTTGGGATGACGCTGTTACTTTAGTACTGACTTACGCCGAAATACCGTATACTGTAGTTTACGATACCGATATTATTGAAGACAAATTACCACTTTACGACTGGTTGCACTTGCACCACGAAGATTTTACTGGGCAATACGGTAAATTTTATGCTGCATACAGAAGTGCTGCTTGGTACAAAGAACAAGTCCGGTTTAATGAAGAAACCGCAACCAAATTGGGTTTTGCTAAAGTTTCAGAACTAAAGTTAGGCGTAGGTAAAAAAATTAAAGAATTTACCATGGGTGGTGGCTTCTTGTTTGCCATGTGTTCGGGTACTGATGCTTTAGACATTGCTTTGGCTGCCGAAGGCATTGACATTTGCGAAAACATGTACGATGGAGATGGAACAACGCCCAATTATAACAGTAAATTGGATTATAGTAAAACCTTTGCGTTTAAAGACTTCACCTTAAAAACCAACCCGTTGGAGTATGAGTTTTCTGATATTGATGCTACCGAAACACATGCTAAAACACCTCAAAACTTAGACAATTTTACTTTGTTTGATTTTTCTGCAAAGTGGGACCCTGTTCCAACCATGCTCTGCCAAAACCACGAAAGTCTAATTAAAGGCTTTTTTGGACAAACCACTGCTTACAACAAACAGTTTATAAAATCGAGCACTTTGGTAATGGGCGAAAACAAAGCCTTAAACTCTGCACGTTACATACACGGCGAAATGGGTAAAGGTACTTGGACTTTTTATGGTGGGCACGACCCCGAAGATTATCGCCACATGGTTGGCGATCCTCCAACCGATTTAAACCTACACCCCAACTCTGCTGGATACCGGTTGATTTTAAACAACATTTTATTTCCGGCTGCTAAGAAGAAAAAGCAGAAGACTTAG
- the dnaB gene encoding replicative DNA helicase, producing the protein MTNSNKPVGRQRVKPATNTFAEHGKLPPQAVELEEAVLGALMLEKEALNTAIDILQPKSFYKESHQKIFAAIQELFIKSEPIDILTVTQELKKRGELEIVGGAYFITQLTNRVASAANIEAHARIISQKFIQRELIRISSEIITDAFDETTDVFNLLDKAESNLFSVAEGNLKKNYESMSELVRNAMKQIEKAKNNDNGIIGVPSGFTALDRVTSGWQPSDLVIIAARPAMGKTSYVLSLARNAAVEFKKSVAIFSLEMSSIQLVTRLISAEAEISSEKLRSGNLRADEIQQIHSRINDLTNAKIYIDDTPGLSIFELRAKARRLKAKNGIDLIIIDYLQLMSGGGEGKGNREQEISMISRSLKSIAKELNVPVLALSQLSRAVESRGGDKKPQLSDLRESGSIEQDADMVQFIHRPEYYGLVEDADGNPTRNVANIIIAKHRNGAVCDVQLKFINELAKFEDLDKANQQFAEIDNANFTTMPIGDNFDTEQTTYTRSSRMDEIDDDDSFPESPNSSFNNNDFEEPPF; encoded by the coding sequence ATGACTAATTCGAATAAACCGGTTGGAAGACAACGAGTAAAACCAGCCACCAACACATTTGCAGAACATGGCAAGTTACCACCACAAGCAGTAGAACTTGAAGAAGCTGTTTTAGGTGCCTTGATGCTTGAAAAAGAAGCGTTAAATACCGCTATTGATATTCTACAACCAAAAAGTTTCTACAAAGAATCGCACCAAAAAATATTTGCTGCAATTCAAGAACTGTTTATTAAATCTGAACCCATTGATATTTTAACCGTTACCCAAGAATTAAAAAAACGTGGGGAGTTAGAAATAGTTGGTGGTGCATATTTTATTACTCAACTTACCAATAGAGTTGCTTCGGCAGCTAATATTGAAGCTCATGCCCGTATCATTTCACAAAAATTTATTCAACGCGAATTGATTCGAATTTCATCTGAAATTATTACCGATGCTTTTGATGAAACCACTGACGTTTTCAATTTGTTAGACAAAGCGGAATCCAACTTATTTTCTGTAGCGGAAGGTAACTTAAAAAAGAATTACGAAAGCATGTCGGAATTAGTCCGTAATGCAATGAAACAAATAGAAAAAGCCAAAAATAACGACAATGGTATAATTGGCGTTCCTTCTGGCTTTACTGCTTTAGATAGGGTTACATCTGGTTGGCAACCATCCGATTTAGTTATTATTGCTGCTCGTCCTGCAATGGGGAAAACATCGTATGTACTTTCTCTAGCGCGTAATGCTGCAGTCGAATTTAAAAAATCGGTAGCCATTTTTTCATTAGAGATGTCTTCTATTCAGTTGGTTACTCGTTTAATCTCTGCTGAGGCTGAAATATCTTCCGAGAAATTAAGAAGCGGTAATTTAAGGGCTGATGAAATTCAACAAATCCACTCTAGAATTAATGATTTGACCAATGCTAAAATTTATATCGACGATACGCCTGGTCTTTCTATATTCGAACTTCGTGCAAAAGCTCGTCGTTTAAAGGCAAAAAATGGCATTGACTTAATCATCATTGATTACTTACAGTTAATGAGTGGTGGTGGTGAAGGAAAAGGAAATCGTGAACAAGAGATTAGTATGATTTCTCGTTCGTTAAAAAGTATTGCTAAAGAATTGAATGTTCCAGTATTAGCACTTTCGCAGTTAAGTAGAGCGGTAGAAAGTAGAGGTGGTGATAAAAAACCACAGCTTTCCGATTTAAGGGAGTCGGGTTCTATTGAGCAAGATGCCGATATGGTTCAGTTTATTCACCGACCAGAATATTACGGTTTGGTAGAAGATGCCGATGGTAATCCAACACGAAATGTAGCCAACATTATTATTGCAAAACACAGAAATGGTGCGGTTTGTGATGTACAATTGAAATTTATTAATGAACTGGCTAAATTCGAAGACTTGGATAAAGCCAATCAACAATTTGCAGAAATTGACAATGCCAACTTTACTACCATGCCTATTGGTGATAATTTTGATACTGAACAAACAACCTATACACGTAGCTCAAGAATGGACGAAATTGACGACGATGACTCATTCCCAGAATCGCCAAACAGCTCATTTAACAACAATGATTTTGAAGAGCCTCCGTTTTAA
- a CDS encoding acetyl-CoA carboxylase carboxyltransferase subunit alpha: MAVYLDFEEPIKVLEDQIEENKKLQEKGVDTSKIDKEIEKKILDTRKEIYSNLTAWQRVQVSRHPDRPYTLAYIKAITDGNFVELHGDRTVKDDKAMVGGFGSIDGQTVMFIGQQKGINTKMRQYRNFGMPNPEGYRKALRLMKMAEKFNKPVVCLVDTPGAFPGLEAEERGQGEAIARNLLEMSQLEVPIIVIIIGEGASGGALGIGIGDKVLMLENTWYSVISPESCSSILWRSWDFKEVAAEALKLTPNDMLGNKLIDGIIKEPIGGAHTNPTEMFDITKKEILKHLAKLKEIEKEKLVAARIKKFCSMGVYEEA, translated from the coding sequence ATGGCTGTATATTTAGATTTTGAAGAACCAATAAAAGTATTAGAAGACCAGATAGAAGAGAACAAGAAGCTCCAAGAAAAAGGCGTTGACACTTCTAAAATTGACAAAGAGATTGAGAAAAAAATTCTTGATACTCGAAAAGAAATCTATAGTAATTTAACGGCTTGGCAACGCGTACAGGTTTCTCGTCATCCTGATAGACCTTACACTTTAGCTTACATTAAAGCAATAACTGACGGAAACTTTGTTGAATTACACGGCGATAGAACCGTAAAAGACGACAAAGCCATGGTTGGCGGTTTTGGCAGTATTGATGGACAAACGGTTATGTTTATTGGTCAGCAAAAAGGTATTAACACTAAAATGCGCCAATACCGTAATTTTGGGATGCCAAATCCTGAAGGATACCGAAAAGCTTTACGTTTGATGAAAATGGCGGAAAAATTTAATAAACCTGTGGTTTGTTTGGTTGATACTCCAGGAGCTTTTCCTGGTTTAGAGGCAGAAGAAAGAGGTCAAGGTGAAGCTATTGCTCGTAACTTATTAGAAATGTCGCAATTAGAAGTTCCTATTATTGTTATTATTATTGGCGAAGGTGCTTCTGGTGGTGCTTTAGGAATAGGTATTGGCGACAAAGTATTGATGTTAGAAAACACCTGGTATTCAGTTATTTCACCAGAGTCTTGCTCGTCCATTTTATGGAGAAGTTGGGACTTTAAAGAGGTTGCTGCTGAAGCACTTAAACTTACACCAAACGACATGTTGGGAAACAAATTAATTGACGGAATAATTAAAGAACCCATTGGTGGAGCTCATACCAATCCAACAGAAATGTTTGATATCACCAAAAAAGAAATATTAAAACATTTAGCCAAACTAAAAGAAATAGAAAAAGAAAAATTGGTTGCTGCAAGAATCAAGAAATTCTGTTCAATGGGCGTTTACGAAGAAGCGTAA
- a CDS encoding 4-(cytidine 5'-diphospho)-2-C-methyl-D-erythritol kinase, giving the protein MIGFPNAKINIGLNIIEKRQDGFNNIESIFYPIMDLFDVLEIIKSNELKFTSSGIVIPGNEADNLCLKAYHLIKADFDVLPVHIHLHKVIPIGAGLGGGSADAAFTLKLLNQIFALNITNDELINYARKLGSDCAFFIKNKPVYAFGKGDEFEEVVLDLSKYEIKVAYPNIHIGTAEAYAGVNPYPPKVNLKELIKLPIKDWKNNIKNDFEDSIFLNHSQIKALKDKFYSDGAVYASMTGSGSAVFGIFNK; this is encoded by the coding sequence ATGATTGGTTTTCCGAATGCTAAAATAAATATTGGGCTTAACATTATTGAAAAACGCCAAGATGGTTTTAACAACATTGAAAGTATTTTTTATCCAATCATGGACTTGTTTGATGTATTGGAAATCATAAAATCTAACGAGTTAAAATTTACTTCTTCGGGAATTGTTATACCTGGGAATGAGGCTGATAATTTATGTTTAAAAGCTTATCATTTAATAAAAGCAGATTTCGATGTTTTGCCAGTACACATTCATTTGCATAAAGTTATACCTATTGGAGCTGGTTTGGGAGGAGGTTCTGCCGATGCTGCATTTACATTAAAGTTATTGAATCAAATTTTTGCACTTAACATAACTAATGATGAGTTGATTAATTATGCCAGAAAATTAGGTAGCGATTGTGCTTTTTTTATCAAAAACAAACCAGTTTATGCTTTTGGTAAAGGCGATGAATTTGAAGAGGTTGTTTTGGATTTGTCTAAGTATGAGATAAAAGTAGCCTATCCAAATATCCATATTGGAACTGCCGAAGCGTATGCTGGAGTGAATCCATACCCACCAAAGGTTAACTTAAAAGAGTTGATAAAACTTCCTATTAAAGATTGGAAAAATAACATTAAGAACGATTTTGAAGATTCTATTTTTCTGAATCATTCTCAAATTAAAGCGTTAAAAGATAAATTTTACTCTGATGGAGCTGTTTATGCGTCCATGACAGGTAGTGGTTCGGCTGTTTTTGGGATATTTAACAAATAA
- a CDS encoding LptF/LptG family permease — protein sequence MLKKIDIYIIKKFLGTFFFSLLLIVPIIVVFDLSEKMRDFIERKAPIKGIIVDYYFNFVPYLVNQFSPLFVFIAVIFFTSKMASNSEIVAILSGGVSFKRLLRPYLISAFVLAILSFYLNNFLIPNANKERLAFEEVYYRNKLINHSSHIHVQIDPKTFIYMSNYNVDLNMGVNFSIETFENGKLTYKLLSDNVRWDSIKNSWEINNYTERHLDGLNETITKGFQKDTLMNFTPSEFRRRDNFIETKNYFELNELIAEEKFKGSSYVIDCEIKKQERAAYPFATFVLTIIGVSLSSRKVRGGIGLHIGLGLLISFSYILFMQISSTFAKSSGVPAIVAVWIPNVLYSILALYLLKKAPK from the coding sequence TTGTTAAAGAAAATTGACATCTATATCATCAAAAAATTTTTAGGAACGTTTTTCTTTTCGTTGCTATTAATTGTACCCATTATTGTGGTGTTCGATTTATCAGAAAAAATGCGCGATTTTATTGAACGAAAAGCTCCTATAAAGGGTATTATTGTAGATTACTATTTCAATTTTGTGCCTTATTTGGTGAATCAATTCAGTCCGCTTTTTGTTTTTATAGCGGTTATATTTTTTACTTCAAAAATGGCAAGTAATTCCGAAATCGTAGCCATTTTATCGGGTGGCGTAAGTTTTAAGCGATTACTTCGTCCATATTTAATTTCTGCTTTTGTATTAGCCATTCTATCGTTTTACTTAAACAACTTTTTAATACCTAACGCAAACAAAGAACGATTAGCTTTTGAGGAGGTGTACTACCGAAATAAATTAATAAATCACTCTAGCCACATTCACGTTCAAATTGACCCCAAGACTTTTATTTATATGTCAAATTACAATGTTGACTTAAACATGGGAGTAAATTTTTCGATAGAAACCTTTGAAAACGGAAAATTGACTTATAAATTATTGTCTGATAACGTTCGTTGGGATAGCATTAAAAATTCTTGGGAAATAAACAATTATACCGAGAGGCATTTAGATGGTTTAAACGAAACCATTACCAAAGGATTTCAGAAAGATACCTTAATGAATTTTACACCTAGCGAATTTAGGCGTCGTGATAATTTTATTGAAACCAAAAACTACTTTGAGTTGAACGAATTGATTGCCGAAGAAAAGTTTAAAGGGTCAAGTTATGTAATTGATTGCGAAATAAAAAAACAAGAACGAGCAGCCTATCCCTTTGCCACTTTTGTGCTAACTATTATTGGCGTTTCTTTATCGAGCCGAAAAGTTCGTGGTGGCATTGGCTTACATATTGGTTTGGGCTTACTTATTAGCTTTTCTTACATTTTATTTATGCAAATATCGTCCACCTTTGCAAAAAGCTCTGGCGTGCCTGCCATTGTTGCTGTTTGGATTCCAAACGTACTGTATAGTATTTTGGCTTTGTATTTATTGAAGAAAGCTCCGAAGTAA